One region of Cucurbita pepo subsp. pepo cultivar mu-cu-16 chromosome LG03, ASM280686v2, whole genome shotgun sequence genomic DNA includes:
- the LOC111790539 gene encoding developmental protein SEPALLATA 1 isoform X2 codes for MGRGRVELKRIENKINRQVTFAKRRNGLLKKAYELSVLCDAEVALIIFSNRGKLYEFCSTSNMLKTLERYQKCSYGAVEVAKPAKELESSYREYLKLKARFESLQTTQRNLLGEDLGPLNSKELEQLERQLESSLKQVRSTKTQYMLDQLSDLQNKEQMLIETNRALQIKLEEISSRNNIRLTWEAGDQSMSYAPQDAQTQGFFQALDCNPTLQIGSDFRYTSAVSDQITATTAPTHAQQVNGFLPGWML; via the exons atggGAAGAGGAAGAGTGGAGCTGAAGAGGATAGAGAACAAGATAAACAGGCAAGTCACATTtgcaaagagaagaaatgggCTTTTGAAGAAGGCTTATGAGCTGTCTGTTCTTTGTGATGCCGAGGTTGCTCTTATCATCTTCTCCAATCGTGGCAAGCTCTATGAGTTCTGCAGCACTTCCAA CATGCTCAAAACCCTTGAGAGGTACCAGAAATGCAGCTATGGAGCTGTGGAGGTCGCCAAACCTGCCAAAGAACTCGAG AGTAGCTATAGAGAATACTTGAAGCTCAAGGCTAGGTTTGAGTCTCTTCAAACAACTCAGCG AAATCTTCTTGGTGAGGACTTGGGTCCATTGAACTCAAAAGAGCTTGAGCAGCTGGAGCGTCAGCTGGAGTCTTCTTTGAAGCAAGTTAGGTCCACTAAG ACTCAGTACATGCTGGACCAGCTATCTGATCTACAGAACAAG GAACAAATGCTGATTGAAACCAACAGAGCTCTGCAGATCAAG TTGGAAGAAATAAGTTCAAGAAATAACATAAGGCTAACATGGGAAGCTGGAGACCAAAGCATGTCATATGCTCCACAAGATGCCCAAACTCAAGGCTTCTTTCAGGCACTGGATTGCAATCCCACTTTGCAAATTGGGtcagatttt AG GTACACTTCTGCAGTGTCGGACCAAATTACAGCCACCACTGCCCCAACTCATGCCCAACAAGTCAATGGCTTCCTCCCTGGTTGGATGCTTTGA
- the LOC111790539 gene encoding developmental protein SEPALLATA 1 isoform X1 produces MGRGRVELKRIENKINRQVTFAKRRNGLLKKAYELSVLCDAEVALIIFSNRGKLYEFCSTSNMLKTLERYQKCSYGAVEVAKPAKELEFLQSSYREYLKLKARFESLQTTQRNLLGEDLGPLNSKELEQLERQLESSLKQVRSTKTQYMLDQLSDLQNKEQMLIETNRALQIKLEEISSRNNIRLTWEAGDQSMSYAPQDAQTQGFFQALDCNPTLQIGSDFVFVYLIFLNFEANEI; encoded by the exons atggGAAGAGGAAGAGTGGAGCTGAAGAGGATAGAGAACAAGATAAACAGGCAAGTCACATTtgcaaagagaagaaatgggCTTTTGAAGAAGGCTTATGAGCTGTCTGTTCTTTGTGATGCCGAGGTTGCTCTTATCATCTTCTCCAATCGTGGCAAGCTCTATGAGTTCTGCAGCACTTCCAA CATGCTCAAAACCCTTGAGAGGTACCAGAAATGCAGCTATGGAGCTGTGGAGGTCGCCAAACCTGCCAAAGAACTCGAG TTTTTGCAGAGTAGCTATAGAGAATACTTGAAGCTCAAGGCTAGGTTTGAGTCTCTTCAAACAACTCAGCG AAATCTTCTTGGTGAGGACTTGGGTCCATTGAACTCAAAAGAGCTTGAGCAGCTGGAGCGTCAGCTGGAGTCTTCTTTGAAGCAAGTTAGGTCCACTAAG ACTCAGTACATGCTGGACCAGCTATCTGATCTACAGAACAAG GAACAAATGCTGATTGAAACCAACAGAGCTCTGCAGATCAAG TTGGAAGAAATAAGTTCAAGAAATAACATAAGGCTAACATGGGAAGCTGGAGACCAAAGCATGTCATATGCTCCACAAGATGCCCAAACTCAAGGCTTCTTTCAGGCACTGGATTGCAATCCCACTTTGCAAATTGGGtcagattttgtttttgtttatttaatttttttaaattttgaagcaaatgaaatttga